Proteins found in one Miscanthus floridulus cultivar M001 chromosome 4, ASM1932011v1, whole genome shotgun sequence genomic segment:
- the LOC136549469 gene encoding thioredoxin H-type-like, with protein sequence MRPPTKSCNPALDRNLNPQKLSIPTRRKTTEMASEEGVVIACHTKEEFDAQMAKAKEAGKLVVIDFTASWCGPCRAIAPLFVEHAKKFTQAVFLKVDVDELKEVTAAYKIEAMPTFHFIKNGETVETIVGARKDELLALIQKHTASASA encoded by the exons ATGAGGCCACCAACGAAATCTTGCAATCCAGCCCTCGATAGAAACCTTAATCCACAGAAGCTTTCGATCCCAACGAGGAGGAAGACGACAGAAATGGCGTCCGAGGAGGGAGTCGTGATCGCGTGCCACACCAAGGAGGAGTTCGACGCCCAGATGGCCAAGGCCAAGGAGGCCGGCAAGCTG GTGGTCATTGACTTCACTGCCTCCTGGTGCGGTCCTTGCCGCGCCATCGCTCCACTGTTTGTTGAACACGCCAAGAAGTTCACTCAGGCCGTCTTCCTGAAGGTGGACGTGGACGAACTGAAG GAAGTTACCGCGGCCTACAAGATCGAGGCGATGCCGACCTTCCACTTCATCAAGAACGGGGAGACGGTCGAGACCATCGTCGGTGCCAGGAAGGACGAGCTCCTGGCCCTGATCCAGAAGCATACCGCGTCTGCGTCTGCCTAA